Proteins from one Gasterosteus aculeatus chromosome 11, fGasAcu3.hap1.1, whole genome shotgun sequence genomic window:
- the LOC120828229 gene encoding SUMO-conjugating enzyme UBC9, with product MSGIALSRLSQERKAWRKDHPFGFVAVPTKNPDGTMNLMNWECAIPGKKGTLWEGGLYKLRMLFKDDYPSSPPKCKFEPPIFHPNVYPSGTVCLSILEEDKDWRPAITIKQILLGIQELLNEPNIQDPAQAEAYTIYCQNRMDYEKRVRAQAKKFAPT from the exons ATGTCCGGCATCGCTCTTAGCAGACTGTCTCAGGAGCGTAAAGCCTGGAGGAAAGACCACCCATTC GGTTTTGTTGCTGTGCCCACAAAGAATCCCGATGGGACCATGAATCTGATGAACTGGGAGTGTGCGATTCCGGGGAAGAAAGGA ACCTTGTGGGAAGGAGGGCTCTATAAACTCAGAATGCTGTTCAAAGACGACTACCCTTCCTCACCACCGAAAT GCAAGTTTGAGCCACCAATATTCCACCCAAATGTTTACCCATCCGGCACCGTCTGCCTGTCCATcctggaggaggacaaggactgGAGGCCCGCCATCACCATCAAACAG ATCCTGTTGGGAATCCAGGAGCTGCTGAACGAGCCCAACATTCAAGACCCGGCACAAGCAGAAGCTTACACAATTTACTG TCAGAACAGGATGGATTATGAGAAGCGGGTAAGAGCACAGGCCAAGAAGTTCGCCCCCACATAG
- the mpst gene encoding 3-mercaptopyruvate sulfurtransferase, protein MAAQTRALVSAQWLADALRSNLVGPKLRVLDSSWYLPKMKRDPRAEFAQKHIPGASFFDIDDCRDKSSAADHMLPTCGHFSRYAGDLGIGNGTHVVVYDTSDLGSFSAPRVWWMFRLFGHGSVSVLDGGMRSWLAGGHPVTCDDTEPERAEFEATLNPSWVKSYEDVLENIRTGKVQVVDARSAGRFRGTEPEPREDTLPGHIPGAINMPFTSFLDASGKELRAEALSKLFREAGVDLGQPLWASCGSGVTACHVVLAAHLLGHPGVCVYDGSWSEWFKRASPEHIISEGEGNKCE, encoded by the exons ATGGCGGCGCAGACCCGCGCCCTGGTGTCGGCCCAGTGGCTGGCGGATGCTCTGCGTAGCAACCTCGTCGGGCCCAAACTTCGCGTTCTGGACTCTTCGTGGTACCTGCCGAAAATGAAGCGGGACCCGAGGGCGGAATTCGCGCAGAAGCACATCCCGGGCGCCTCCTTCTTCGACATCGACGACTGCCGCGACAAGAGCTCCGCGGCGGATCACATGCTGCCGACGTGCGGCCACTTCTCCCGGTACGCCGGGGACCTGGGCATCGGGAACGGCACGCACGTAGTCGTGTACGACACCAGCGACCTCGGGTCGTTCTCTGCGCCCCGCGTTTGGTGGATGTTCCGGCTGTTCGGACACGGGTCGGTGTCGGTGCTGGACGGCGGCATGAGGAGCTGGCTGGCCGGAGGTCACCCGGTGACTTGTGACGACACCGAGCCGGAGCGCGCGGAGTTCGAGGCGACGCTGAACCCGTCGTGGGTGAAGAGCTACGAGGACGTGTTGGAGAACATCCGCACCGGGAAAGTCCAGGTGGTGGATGCCAGGTCCGCAGGGAGGTTCAGGGGAACCGAGCCGGAGCCCAGAGAAG ACACGCTGCCGGGACACATCCCTGGTGCGATCAACATGCCGTTCACTTCTTTCCTGGATGCCTCTGGCAAGGAGCTGAGAGCCGAGGCCCTGTCAAAACTGTTCCGAGAGGCGGGGGTGGACCTGGGCCAACCGCTCTGGGCTTCCTGTGGCTCCGGTGTCACAGCGTGTCATGTGGTTCTGGCAGCTCACCTCCTCGGGCACCCTggggtgtgtgtttatgatgGATCCTGGTCGGAATGGTTTAAAAGGGCATCGCCGGAGCATATCATctcagagggggagggaaataAGTGCGAATAG
- the LOC120828192 gene encoding uncharacterized protein LOC120828192 — protein sequence MTLLNYPLPDLDVTLQEVSRVLQLTLGPDLYPEFKSTLEQQRDLLEEAQDKLSAVASGQENWVTDQFKRSLLSCTEPLPTSTALPVVLPPSKENKCTQVGRAAALLWAAAKLYSEPLLLQGNVPMERTQQSEVFAATRIPGRIHDEIKVYPDSLHAIITCVGGVFPVDILERPSTGGPVSARQFIDIYNQLVQVMDQPSAGKQKDPSAICSLSALERNVWAATREEILEQGGDVAASLGLMESAVLTLGLEDCDAPSDLADILNAVREGGRGRDGPCLRYYDKMLNLVMFKDGVAGLVFEHSVVDGLLAGFITEKLYNLSETADLNVVGTDILGNKSVNIKKANSVCPASLSFPLPGVNTPKMTPNLKETHTVLTFDMYAYPDVFSTLRGQRGLYDAWINFSLQLSLRKTLGEASAKHLLITPTHMRHYKHGRCDPTYSITMHSLKLVGALDASIGLDNTIQYTPELLQLFQVALLEHKSRIKNTKSGQGVGPHVAVLRQSLPSDNPLKKHLEPFGCPSVYLTGTDLMEGVECGVGNVYAKDQLAVTYLGKRDKVRIVLNGKGKYALALEALQESLKMNLKLVMLLAVRYAIAQQMGALEHPLNQSPTENGETNHVPDSQDNGKTWSDSTSGRNTNFTLVIHGGAGEEMMLNTDIIGVIEFALQTALTLGSQVLQQGGRSLDAVQKSVEALEDCFLFNAGKGSVFNKDGKIEMEATIIDGNAMRSGSVACVQSVKNPIKAARCVMEKSSHSLLVGDGAEEFLQGLEMEKPVGAEYFYTDIRHRQLTAKLSEEKASKNIHPQTVGAVALDRWSGLAAASSTGGLVGKLKGRVGDTAVVGAGIYADGNVAIACSGDGDIFLRHTVAQKIASLYHHTGCSLRQACKEVMANNLDGTCAGIIALDTKGDAVIETNSGVMFVASMIDDISRVEVFRPLKNFSHVIWETDDLVAYLAPNPWIPGSTILTRKSLSGVSSIFQLPTPDFVAMLQGARAVSNLLCQRLEVQRCAMVFNPTPDQPAQIRLLPLHGLDSKWQPHLASEEEFQTHNPGYCTSKSGPRWDDEALTQVLAKIRNGLPTPNAPSCFDIRGDHSNNNLFSQIVRGEQQQWRVWEDSEHVAFLTPYPNTPGLTVVVPRKHLSSDIFKLEDADYKDLILATYEVARLLEGGLRAQGVGLIFEGFEIDYAHAKLIPLLPSRDGTKPADLQAEFFHSYPGYVSSLDGPAADPETLKEIHSKITHCRPSHSWQDPQSHSTLAIKSQWYRNLFQIQNTLFHSTVEYFHSTCQYSYALTPLTTDTISSPMGLGSDSEPVSVNLLGQDIYLADSMQFVLEYFLRFQENLPGTYYISPSFRGEDPDATHLNQFYHVECELLGDMDKAISTAEGYLAHLTKSMLKKHSDMILNTAGTLTHVKAMLSKLDGKTSLPRVSLDQAIPMMPSADCLEWVQDGQPQFGRKLTRKGERVLIEKNGGAVWLTEMDHLSVPFYQAYMEGTGRSKAKAADLLLGLGETLGLGERHSNPEMVKDALRHHAVPEKSYKWYTDMRQVKPLQTSGWGMGTERYLCWLLQHDDIRDLHIIPRMKGAKYMP from the exons ATGACCCTTCTCAACTACCCTCTCCCAGACTTGGATGTCACCTTGCAAGAAGTGAGCCGTGTCCTGCAGCTCACTTTAGGTCCTGACCTTTACCCAGAGTTCAAAAGTACgttggagcagcagagggatcTGCTTGAAGAGGCCCAGGACAAGTTGTCTGCTGTGGCTTCAGGCCAAGAGAATTGGGTGACTGATCAGTTCAAGAGAAGTCTGCTGTCTTGCACTGAGCCCCTGCCAACCTCCACTGCCCTCCCTGTTGTTCTTCCTCcgtcaaaagaaaacaaatgtaccCAAGTGGGGAGGGCAGCCGCTCTACTTTGGGCAGCGGCAAAGCTGTACAGTGAGCCCCTGCTACTGCAGGGAAACGTGCCCATGGAGCGCACACAGCAGTCTGAGGTATTCGCCGCCACCCGGATTCCTGGAAGGATTCACGATGAAATCAAG GTCTACCCAGACAGCCTCCATGCCATCATCACCTGTGTTGGAGGAGTGTTCCCTGTGGACATACTGGAGCGTCCCAGCACTGGTGGGCCGGTTTCTGCTCGTCAGTTCATTGACATCTACAACCAGCTGGTTCAGGTGATGGACCAACCCAGTGCAGGAAAACAGAAAGATCCCTCTGCCATTTGCAGCCTCTCGGCTCTGGAGCGAAATGTCTGGGCTGCAACCAGGGAAGAGATCCTGGAGCAAGGAGGGGATGTGGCGGCATCACTTGGGCTGATGGAGAGTGCCGTGCTGACGCTCGGTCTGGAAGACTGTGATGCACCGTCTGATCTGGCTGACATCCTGAATGcagtgagagaggggggaagaggaagagacggTCCATGTCTGAGATACTATGACAAG ATGCTGAACCTGGTGATGTTCAAGGACGGCGTGGCTGGACTTGTGTTTGAGCACAGCGTCGTGGATGGGCTGCTAGCAGGATTCATAACTGAGAAATTGTACAATCTGTCTGAAACTGCAGACTTAAATGTAGTTGGTACTGACATACTTGGAAATAAGTCTGTCAACATCAAAAAAGCCAATTCTGTTTGTCCAGCTTCCCTGTCATTCCCTTTACCAGGAGTTAATACACCCAAGATGACTCCCaacttaaaagaaacacatacAGTCCTCACTTTTGATATGTACGCCTATCCTGATGTCTTTTCTACTCTGAGAGGGCAGAGAGGGCTCTACGATGCTTGGATAAACTTCTCTTTGCAGCTTTCCCTGAGGAAGACTCTTGGTGAAGCTTCTGCCAAGCATTTGCTTATCACACCAACCCATATGCGTCACTACAAACATGGCCGTTGTGACCCTACATACTCCATCACCATGCATTCTCTCAAGTTAGTAGGGGCCTTGGATGCTTCCATTGGCCTAGATAACACAATCCAATACACGCCTGAACTCCTACAGTTGTTCCAGGTTGCTTTGTTGGAGCATAAGAGCCGCATCAAAAACACCAAAAGTGGTCAAGGAGTTGGTCCCCATGTAGCGGTCTTGCGTCAATCCTTGCCATCTGACAACCCACTGAAGAAGCACTTGGAACCCTTTGGATGTCCATCTGTGTACCTCACAGGTACAGATCTGATGGAGGGTGTAGAATGTGGAGTAGGGAATGTTTATGCCAAAGATCAGCTGGCTGTGACCTACCTTGGGAAGAGAGACAAGGTTCGCATTGTTCTCAATGGGAAAGGGAAGTATGCTTTGGCATTAGAGGCGCTTCAAGAAAGCCTGAAGATGAACCTGAAGTTAGTGATGCTTCTAGCTGTTAGGTACGCCATTGCACAGCAAATGGGAGCCCTAGAGCATCCACTGAATCAGAGTCCAACTGAGAATGGGGAGACAAACCATGTCCCAGACAGCCAGGACAACGGCAAAACCTGGAGTGACTCCACTTCTGGCAGGAACACAAACTTCACTCTGGTGATCCATGGTGGTGCGGGAGAGGAGATGATGCTGAACACCGACATCATCGGGGTTATTGAGTTTGCGCTACAGACGGCGTTAACACTTGGATCTCAAGTGCTTCAACAAGGTGGAAGGAGTCTAGACGCCGTTCAGAAGTCAGTAGAAGCTCTGGAAGACTGCTTCTTGTTCAATGCAGGTAAAGGCTCCGTATTCAACAAAGATGGCAAAATTGAAATGGAAGCAACCATTATTGATGGCAATGCAATGAGGTCAGGATCAGTTGCTTGTGTGCAAAGTGTGAAGAACCCCATAAAGGCTGCAAGATGTGTCATGGAGAAAAGCTCACATTCACTCCTTGTGGGAGATGGCGCTGAGGAGTTTCTACAAGGGTTGGAGATGGAGAAGCCTGTTGGGGCGGAGTATTTCTACACTGATATACGTCACAGGCAGTTAACTGCAAAGCTCAGTGAGGAGAAGGCCTCAAAAAACATCCACCCTCAGACAGTTGGAGCTGTGGCCTTGGATCGCTGGAGTGGGTTGGCCGCTGCATCTTCCACAGGTGGGTTGGTTGGAAAGCTGAAAGGACGAGTTGGGGATACAGCAGTAGTAGGGGCGGGAATATATGCTGATGGCAATGTGGCTATTGCCTGCTCTGGAGATGGAGATATATTTCTGAGGCACACAGTTGCACAGAAAATAGCAAGTCTCTACCACCACACTGGCTGTAGCCTTAGGCAAGCATGTAAAGAAGTGATGGCTAACAATCTTGATGGAACCTGTGCAGGAATCATTGCCTTGGACACCAAAGGTGATGCCGTCATTGAGACAAATTCCGGAGTGATGTTTGTGGCCTCAATGATAGATGACATATCACGTGTAGAGGTCTTCAGGCCTCTCAAGAACTTCTCACATGTCATCTGGGAAACAGATGATCTGGTTGCCTACCTGGCTCCCAACCCCTGGATCCCTGGGTCAACCATTCTGACCAGAAAAAGTCTTAGTGGGGTCAGTAGCATCTTCCAGTTGCCTACACCGGACTTTGTGGCAATGCTACAAGGAGCGAGAGCAGTGTCAAATCTGCTATGTCAGAGATTGGAAGTGCAGCGCTGTGCCATGGTTTTTAATCCAACTCCTGATCAACCTGCACAAATCAGACTGCTTCCTCTTCATGGCCTAGATTCAAAATGGCAGCCTCATCTTGCAAGTGAAGAAGAATTCCAAACTCACAATCCTGGCTACTGCACCTCAAAAAGTGGCCCACGCTGGGATGATGAGGCACTGACCCAGGTCCTAGCCAAGATTAGAAATGGACTGCCAACGCCAAATGCACCTTCATGCTTTGACATCCGCGGAGACCATTCCAACAATAACCTGTTCAGCCAAATTGTACGTGGAGAGCAGCAACAGTGGAGGGTGTGGGAGGACAGTGAGCATGTTGCCTTCCTGACACCATATCCAAACACACCTGGATTAACCGTTGTGGTGCCGCGCAAACATCTGTCCAGTGACATCTTCAAACTTGAGGATGCTGACTACAAAGATTTGATCTTGGCCACTTATGAAGTTGCCAGACTACTGGAAGGGGGGCTGAGAGCTCAAGGAGTTGGACTGATCTTTGAGGGCTTCGAGATCGATTATGCCCATGCCAAGCTAATCCCTCTGTTACCTTCACGAGATGGCACTAAACCTGCTGATCTGCAAGCAGAGTTCTTCCACAGCTACCCTGGATATGTGTCATCACTGGATGGCCCAGCTGCTGACCCTGAGACCCTCAAAGAGATCCACTCAAAAATCACCCACTGCAGGCCCTCTCACTCATGGCAGGACCCCCAGTCTCACTCCACACTTGCCATCAAGAGCCAGTGGTATCGCAACCTGTTCCAGATTCAAAACACTCTTTTCCACAGCACAGTAGAATATTTCCACTCTACCTGCCAGTACTCCTATGCTCTGACCCCTCTCACCACTGACACCATCTCCTCACCAATGGGCTTGGGATCGGACTCAGAACCAGTTTCGGTTAACCTGCTGGGCCAGGACATCTACCTGGCTGACTCGATGCAATTTGTACTTGAATATTTCCTTCGCTTCCAGGAGAACCTGCCGGGGACGTATTACATATCTCCCAGCTTCAGAGGCGAGGATCCTGATGCAACTCACTTGAATCAGTTCTACCATGTGGAGTGTGAACTGTTGGGAGACATGGACAAAGCCATTTCCACAGCAGAGGGGTACTTGGCTCATCTAACCAAGTCCATGTTAAAGAAACACTCTGATATGATCCTAAACACTGCCGGGACTCTTACACATGTGAAAGCCATGCTGAGTAAGCTGGATGGAAAAACTTCTCTCCCAAGAGTCTCTTTGGACCAGGCCATTCCCATGATGCCCTCTGCTGACTGCTTAGAGTGGGTACAAGATGGTCAGCCGCAGTTTGGCAGAAAGCTGACACGCAAAGGAGAGCGGGTCTTGATTGAGAAAAATGGTGGTGCAGTTTGGCTGACTGAGATGGATCATCTAAGTGTTCCCTTCTACCAAGCTTATATGGAGGGCACTGGGCGCAGCAAAGCCAAAGCCGCTGACCTTCTCCTCGGGCTGGGAGAGACTCTGGGTCTTGGTGAACGGCATTCTAACCCTGAGATGGTGAAAGATGCCCTCAGGCACCATGCAGTGCCAGAAAAGTCCTACAAATGGTACACTGACATGCGGCAAGTGAAACCACTCCAGACCAGTGGATGGGGCATGGGGACGGAGCGCTACTTGTGTTGGCTGCTTCAGCATGATGACATCAGAGATTTACATATCATTCCAAGGATGAAAGGAGCCAAGTACATGCCTTGA
- the LOC120828190 gene encoding uncharacterized protein LOC120828190, giving the protein MTLLNYPLPDLDVTLQEVSRVLQLTLGPDLYPEFKSTLEQQRDLLEEAQDKLSAVASGQENWVTDQFKRSLLSCTEPLPTSTALPVVFLPSKENKCTQVGRAAALLWAAAKLYSEPLLLQGNVPMERTQQSEVFAATRIPGRIHDEIKVYPDSLHAIVTCVGGVFPVDILERPSTGGPVSARQFIDIYNQLVQVMDQPSAGKQKDPSAICSLSALERNVWAATREEILEQGGEVAASLGLMESAVLTLGLEDCDAPSDLADILNAVRLGGEGGDRPCLRYYDKVLNLVVFKNKTAGMVFEHSAVDGMVAGLVTEYVYNLSETADLDLDHKDKENVDGFKKLANNVISVCPTSLSFPFQGVNTPKMNHDLKATHPVLTFDMYAYPDVFSTLRGQRCLYDAWINFSLQLSLRKTLGVAAAKHLLVTPTHMRHYKHGRCDPTYSITMHSLKLVGALEASIGPDNTIQYTPELLQLFHVALLEHKSRIKNTKSGKGVGPHVAVLRQSLQSDNPLKKHLEPFGCPSVYLTGTDLMEGVECGVGNVYAKDQLAVTYLGKRDKVRIVLNGKGKYALALEELQESLKMNLKLVMLLAVRYAIAQQMGALEPPLNQSPTENGETNHVPNSRDNGKTWSDSTSGRNTDFTLVIHGGAGEEMMLNTDIIGVIEFALQTALTLGSQVLQQGGRSLDAVQKSVEALEDCFLFNAGKGSVFNKDGKIEMEATIIDGNAMRSGSVACVQSVKNPIKAARCVMEKSSHSLLVGDGAEEFLQGLEMEKLVGAEYFYTDIRHRQLTAKLSEEKALKNIHPQTVGAVALDRWSGLAAASSTGGLVGKLKGRVGDTAVVGAGIYADDNLAIACSGDGDIFLRHTVAQKIASLYHHTGCSLRQACKEVMANNLDGTCAGIIALDTKGDAVIETNSGVMFVASMIDDISRVEVFRPLKNFSHVIWETDDLVAYLTPNPWIPGSTILTRKSLSGVSSIFQLPTPDFMAMLQGARAVSNLLCQRLEVQRCAMVFNPAPDQPAQIRLLPLHGLDSKWQPHLASEEEFQTHNPGYCTSKSGPRWDDEALTQVLAKIRNGLPTPNAPSCFDICGDHSNNNLFSQIVRGEQQQWRVWEDSEHVAFLTPYPNTPGLTVVVPRKHLSSDIFKLEDADYKNLILATYEVARLLEGGLRAQGVGLIFEGFEIDYAHAKLIPLLPSPDGNKPADLQAEFFHSYPGYVSSLDGPAADPETLKEIHSKITHCRPSHSWQDPQSHSTLAIRSQWYRNLFQIQNTLFHSTVEYFHSTCQYSYALTPLTTDTISSPMGLGSDSEPVSVNLLGQDIYLADSMQFVLEYFLRFQENLPGTYYISPSFRGEDPDATHLNQFYHVECELLGDMDKAISTAEGYLAHLTKSMLKKHSDMILNTAGTLTHVKAMLSKLDGKTSLPRVSLDQAIPMMPSADCLEWVQDGQPQFGRKLTRKGERVLIEKNGGAVWLTEMDHLSVPFYQAYMEDTGRSKAKAADLLLGLGETLGLGERHSNPEMVKDALRHHAVPEQSYKWYIDMRQVKPLQTSGWGMGTERYLCWLLQHDDIRDLHIIPRMKGAKYMP; this is encoded by the exons ATGACCCTTCTCAACTACCCTCTCCCAGACTTGGATGTCACCTTGCAAGAAGTGAGCCGTGTCCTGCAGCTCACTTTAGGTCCTGACCTTTACCCAGAGTTCAAAAGTACGTTGGAACAGCAGAGGGATCTGCTTGAAGAGGCCCAGGACAAGTTGTCTGCTGTGGCTTCAGGCCAAGAGAATTGGGTGACCGATCAGTTTAAGAGAAGTCTGCTGTCTTGCACTGAGCCCCTGCCAACCTCCACTGCCCtccctgttgtttttcttccgtcaaaagaaaataaatgtacccAAGTGGGGAGGGCAGCCGCTCTACTTTGGGCAGCGGCAAAGCTGTACAGTGAGCCCCTGCTACTGCAGGGAAACGTGCCCATGGAGCGCACACAGCAGTCTGAGGTATTTGCTGCCACCCGGATTCCTGGAAGGATTCACGATGAGATCAAG GTCTACCCAGACAGCCTCCATGCCATTGTCACCTGTGTTGGAGGAGTGTTCCCTGTGGACATACTGGAGCGTCCCAGCACTGGTGGCCCGGTTTCTGCTCGTCAGTTCATTGACATCTACAACCAGCTGGTTCAGGTGATGGACCAACCCAGTGCAGGAAAACAGAAAGATCCCTCTGCCATTTGCAGCCTCTCGGCTCTGGAGCGAAATGTCTGGGCTGCAACCAGGGAAGAGATCCTGGAGCAAGGAGGGGAAGTGGCGGCATCACTTGGGCTGATGGAGAGTGCCGTGCTGACGCTCGGTCTGGAAGACTGTGATGCACCGTCTGATCTGGCTGACATCCTGAATGCAGTGAGGctgggaggggaaggaggagatcGTCCATGTCTGAGATATTATGACAAG GTGCTGAACCTTGTGGTGTTCAAGAACAAGACGGCTGGGATGGTGTTTGAGCACAGCGCCGTAGATGGGATGGTGGCAGGACTTGTTACTGAATATGTTTACAATCTGTCTGAAACTGCTGACTTAGATCTTGACCATAAGGACAAAGAAAATGTGGATGGGTTCAAAAAACTGGCAAACAATGTCATATCTGTTTGTCCAACTTCCCTATCATTTCCCTTTCAAGGAGTAAATACACCCAAGATGAATCATGATTTAAAAGCAACACATCCAGTTCTCACTTTTGATATGTACGCCTATCCTGATGTCTTTTCTACTCTGAGAGGGCAGCGATGCCTCTATGATGCTTGGATTAACTTCTCTTTGCAGCTTTCCCTGAGGAAGACTCTTGGTGTAGCTGCTGCCAAACATTTACTTGTCACACCAACCCATATGCGTCACTACAAACATGGCCGTTGTGATCCTACATACTCCATCACCATGCATTCTCTCAAGTTAGTAGGGGCCTTGGAGGCTTCCATTGGCCCAGATAACACAATCCAATACACGCCTGAACTCCTACAGTTGTTCCATGTCGCTTTGTTGGAGCATAAGAGCCGCATCAAAAACACCAAAAGTGGTAAAGGAGTTGGTCCCCATGTAGCGGTCTTGCGTCAATCCTTGCAATCTGACAACCCACTGAAGAAGCACCTGGAACCCTTTGGATGTCCATCTGTGTACCTCACAGGTACAGATCTGATGGAGGGTGTAGAATGTGGAGTAGGGAATGTTTATGCCAAAGATCAGCTCGCTGTAACCTACCTTGGGAAGAGAGACAAGGTTCGCATTGTTCTCAATGGGAAAGGGAAGTATGCTTTGGCATTAGAGGAGCTTCAAGAAAGCCTGAAGATGAACCTGAAGTTAGTGATGCTTCTAGCTGTTAGGTACGCCATTGCACAGCAAATGGGAGCCCTAGAGCCTCCACTGAATCAGAGTCCAACTGAGAATGGGGAGACAAACCATGTCCCAAACAGCCGGGACAACGGCAAAACCTGGAGTGACTCCACTTCTGGCAGGAACACAGACTTCACTCTGGTGATCCATGGTGGTGCGGGAGAGGAGATGATGCTGAACACCGACATCATCGGGGTTATTGAGTTTGCGCTACAGACGGCGTTAACACTTGGATCTCAAGTGCTTCAACAAGGTGGAAGGAGTCTAGACGCCGTTCAGAAGTCAGTAGAAGCTCTGGAAGACTGCTTCTTGTTCAATGCAGGTAAAGGCTCCGTATTCAACAAAGATGGCAAAATTGAAATGGAAGCAACCATTATTGATGGCAATGCAATGAGGTCAGGATCAGTTGCTTGTGTGCAAAGTGTGAAGAACCCCATAAAGGCTGCAAGATGTGTCATGGAGAAAAGCTCACATTCACTCCTTGTGGGAGATGGCGCTGAGGAGTTTCTACAAGGGTTGGAGATGGAGAAGCTTGTTGGGGCGGAGTATTTCTACACTGATATACGTCACAGGCAGTTAACTGCAAAGCTCAGTGAGGAGAAGGCCTTAAAAAACATCCACCCTCAGACAGTTGGAGCTGTGGCCTTGGATCGCTGGAGTGGGTTGGCCGCTGCATCTTCCACAGGTGGGTTGGTTGGAAAGCTGAAAGGACGAGTTGGGGATACAGCAGTAGTGGGGGCGGGAATATATGCTGATGACAATTTGGCTATTGCCTGCTCTGGAGATGGAGATATATTTCTGAGGCACACAGTTGCACAGAAAATAGCCAGTCTCTACCACCACACTGGCTGTAGCCTTAGGCAAGCATGTAAAGAAGTGATGGCTAACAATCTTGATGGAACCTGTGCAGGAATCATTGCCTTGGACACCAAAGGTGATGCCGTCATTGAGACAAATTCCGGAGTGATGTTTGTGGCCTCAATGATAGATGACATATCACGTGTAGAGGTCTTCAGGCCTCTCAAGAACTTCTCACATGTCATCTGGGAAACAGATGATCTGGTTGCCTACCTGACTCCCAACCCCTGGATCCCTGGGTCAACCATTCTGACCAGAAAAAGTCTTAGTGGGGTCAGTAGCATCTTCCAGTTGCCTACACCAGACTTTATGGCAATGCTACAAGGAGCGAGAGCAGTGTCAAACCTGCTATGTCAGAGATTGGAAGTGCAGCGCTGTGCCATGGTTTTCAATCCAGCCCCTGATCAACCTGCACAAATCAGACTGCTTCCTCTGCATGGCCTAGATTCAAAATGGCAGCCTCATCTTGCAAGTGAAGAAGAATTCCAAACTCACAATCCTGGCTACTGCACCTCAAAAAGTGGCCCACGCTGGGATGATGAGGCACTGACCCAGGTCCTAGCCAAGATTAGAAATGGACTGCCAACGCCAAATGCACCTTCATGCTTTGACATCTGCGGAGACCATTCCAACAATAACCTGTTCAGCCAAATTGTACGTGGAGAGCAGCAACAGTGGAGGGTGTGGGAGGACAGTGAGCATGTTGCCTTCCTGACACCATATCCAAACACACCTGGATTAACCGTTGTGGTGCCGCGCAAACATCTGTCCAGTGACATCTTCAAACTTGAGGATGCTGACTACAAAAATCTGATCTTGGCCACTTATGAAGTTGCCAGACTACTGGAAGGGGGGCTGAGAGCTCAAGGAGTTGGACTGATCTTTGAGGGCTTCGAGATCGATTATGCCCATGCCAAGCTAATCCCTCTGTTACCTTCACCAGATGGCAATAAACCTGCTGATCTGCAAGCAGAGTTCTTCCACAGCTACCCTGGATATGTGTCATCACTGGATGGCCCAGCTGCTGACCCTGAGACCCTCAAAGAGATCCACTCAAAAATCACCCACTGCAGGCCCTCTCACTCATGGCAGGACCCCCAGTCTCACTCCACACTTGCCATCAGGAGCCAGTGGTATCGCAACCTGTTCCAGATTCAAAACACTCTTTTCCACAGCACAGTAGAATATTTCCACTCTACCTGCCAGTACTCCTATGCTCTGACCCCTCTCACCACTGACACCATCTCCTCACCAATGGGCTTGGGATCGGACTCAGAACCAGTTTCGGTTAACCTGCTGGGACAGGACATCTACCTGGCTGACTCGATGCAATTTGTACTTGAATATTTCCTTCGCTTCCAGGAGAACCTGCCGGGGACGTATTACATATCTCCCAGCTTCAGAGGTGAGGATCCTGATGCAACTCACTTGAATCAGTTCTACCATGTGGAGTGTGAACTGTTGGGAGACATGGACAAAGCCATTTCCACAGCAGAGGGGTACTTGGCTCATCTAACCAAGTCCATGTTAAAGAAACACTCTGATATGATCCTAAACACTGCCGGGACTCTTACACATGTGAAAGCCATGCTGAGTAAGCTGGATGGAAAAACTTCTCTCCCAAGAGTCTCTTTGGACCAGGCCATTCCCATGATGCCCTCTGCTGACTGCTTAGAGTGGGTACAAGATGGTCAGCCGCAGTTTGGCAGAAAGCTGACACGCAAAGGAGAGCGGGTCTTGATTGAGAAAAATGGTGGTGCAGTTTGGCTGACTGAGATGGATCATCTAAGTGTTCCTTTCTACCAAGCCTACATGGAGGACACTGGGCGCAGCAAAGCCAAAGCCGCTGACCTTCTCCTCGGGCTGGGAGAGACTCTGGGTCTTGGTGAACGGCATTCTAACCCTGAGATGGTGAAAGATGCCCTCAGGCACCATGCAGTGCCGGAACAGTCCTACAAATGGTACATTGACATGCGGCAAGTGAAACCACTCCAGACCAGTGGATGGGGCATGGGGACGGAGCGCTACTTGTGTTGGCTGCTTCAGCATGATGACATCAGAGATTTACATATCATTCCGAGGATGAAAGGAGCCAAGTACATGCCTTGA